The following are from one region of the Ruficoccus sp. ZRK36 genome:
- a CDS encoding DUF6259 domain-containing protein — MNRLLLNQPSEHCAVSLDLSRLWTLTLVDAASPGHVLATLSSDDPRLECYDNSESASRTLTWQMSKPFDLKVQVEVQQCEDNVTELRATLVNRTVDATLKAFRWDGLRVPTESSALLIANGSGRRVTDFEQMNLPPLAYPSAQCTMPWVAMDGPSGGAYIGMHDPQDDATEFGFEWSSASQELTLSLTRYPWCPPGLRVDLPPVVVKNYTGHWSEAAFFYRRFFDQHGTVAKPPAWVETNSGWLLAIMRQQNESLNYDYTHGIDELAEIALSRGLDTLGLFGWTAGGHDHLYPDYDPDPRMGGREELKQAIKRAQARGLRVILYSNGVIMDTGTAYYRELGKHACSVDANSHVNLVQINKFNDATPVVFADACPGSPQWRRRMLALAEQALELGADGLLYDQIGVYGPHECHHPDHDHAENPMGGYTTARVRMVEQIAARMHELNPEFVLATESLIAPVAPYMHFIHGYGFGYGLTTNEQELREAFPDMIRLTFPDVIATNRIGQPLFNRHIGHYAFMHGLRQELEIRYADDVRLNRGETLDWEEAYRNPLGTPPDKATLRHSIATGEKIYMASLIGFCKRNTDILYRGRFLSDLGFALHTQELRARAFLAEDGRLGIVLWNPTDKPLTPALTVPGGTCLHADSPEGEPAEPFAEMAPESIRLVIYELDLPIPTGG; from the coding sequence ATGAATCGACTCTTGCTCAATCAGCCTTCCGAGCACTGCGCGGTCTCGCTGGACCTGTCCCGGCTCTGGACACTGACCCTCGTGGATGCGGCCTCACCGGGGCACGTCCTTGCAACTCTCAGCAGCGATGATCCGCGCCTGGAGTGCTACGATAATAGTGAGAGCGCTTCCCGTACGCTCACCTGGCAGATGAGCAAACCCTTTGACCTGAAGGTACAGGTCGAGGTTCAACAGTGTGAGGATAACGTAACCGAACTGCGTGCCACGCTCGTCAACCGTACGGTAGATGCGACGCTCAAGGCCTTCCGCTGGGACGGTCTGCGCGTGCCGACGGAGAGCTCGGCGCTTCTTATCGCGAATGGGTCAGGGCGGCGCGTGACAGATTTCGAGCAGATGAACCTGCCTCCGCTGGCCTACCCCTCTGCGCAGTGTACGATGCCGTGGGTCGCGATGGATGGCCCCTCCGGCGGCGCCTATATCGGCATGCACGATCCGCAGGACGATGCCACGGAGTTCGGCTTCGAGTGGAGCTCCGCTTCGCAGGAGCTGACGCTATCACTCACGCGCTACCCGTGGTGTCCACCGGGCCTACGCGTGGACCTGCCACCTGTCGTGGTAAAAAACTACACCGGGCACTGGTCCGAGGCTGCGTTCTTCTACCGTCGCTTCTTCGATCAGCATGGAACCGTCGCCAAGCCTCCGGCCTGGGTCGAGACCAACTCCGGCTGGCTGCTGGCCATCATGCGGCAGCAGAACGAGTCGCTTAACTATGACTATACGCACGGCATCGACGAGCTGGCCGAGATCGCACTATCCCGAGGGCTGGACACACTTGGGCTCTTTGGCTGGACCGCCGGGGGCCATGACCACCTGTACCCCGACTACGACCCCGACCCCAGGATGGGTGGCCGCGAGGAGTTGAAGCAAGCCATCAAGCGCGCCCAGGCGCGGGGGCTGCGCGTCATCCTCTACAGCAACGGCGTCATCATGGATACGGGCACGGCCTACTACCGCGAACTGGGCAAGCATGCCTGTAGCGTAGATGCCAACTCCCACGTCAACCTGGTTCAGATCAACAAATTTAACGATGCCACGCCGGTGGTCTTCGCGGATGCCTGCCCCGGCTCCCCGCAGTGGCGCAGGCGCATGCTCGCACTGGCTGAGCAAGCGCTTGAGCTCGGTGCGGACGGGCTGCTCTACGACCAGATCGGCGTCTACGGGCCACACGAGTGCCACCATCCGGACCATGATCATGCGGAGAATCCGATGGGCGGATATACCACGGCACGCGTGCGCATGGTTGAGCAGATTGCCGCGCGTATGCATGAGCTTAACCCAGAGTTTGTCCTCGCCACGGAGTCGCTCATCGCCCCGGTGGCCCCGTACATGCACTTCATCCACGGCTATGGTTTCGGCTACGGGCTGACGACGAATGAGCAGGAACTGCGGGAGGCTTTCCCTGACATGATCCGGCTCACCTTCCCGGATGTCATCGCGACGAACCGTATCGGCCAGCCCCTTTTCAACCGCCACATCGGCCACTATGCATTCATGCATGGTCTGCGCCAGGAGCTCGAAATCCGCTATGCGGACGATGTCCGGCTCAATCGCGGCGAAACGCTCGACTGGGAGGAGGCCTATCGCAACCCACTGGGCACGCCCCCCGACAAAGCCACCCTCCGGCACTCCATCGCCACCGGAGAGAAGATCTACATGGCCAGCTTGATCGGCTTCTGTAAGCGCAATACCGACATCCTCTATCGCGGGCGCTTTCTGTCCGATCTGGGATTTGCCCTGCACACGCAGGAGCTACGAGCACGTGCCTTCCTCGCCGAGGATGGACGGCTCGGTATCGTGCTGTGGAATCCCACCGACAAGCCCCTCACCCCTGCCCTGACGGTGCCCGGTGGCACATGTCTGCATGCCGATTCCCCCGAAGGTGAGCCCGCCGAGCCCTTCGCAGAGATGGCTCCGGAGTCGATCCGACTGGTTATTTACGAGCTCGACCTGCCTATTCCCACCGGCGGCTGA
- a CDS encoding glycosyltransferase family 47 protein, translating into MPSCVIFSPFLTSRVLQLSRAFSLEGYATRILTRIPGPDNNADDAVSRRLQEQFPDPPLEDLSTVRVESCDVLIVLWSQYLPIEEDEWTQATAWAQQSKRTVLLGLSIDRRYPQRCRFELKSIVSRRRLLKKASRALNEDIAPLLSPLSLLVKQRYFGPSIHQMFLADPSLRQLIYSPVAPPDQRDLIFNFVGTRENGPRVEITPRIEDWLTRQGHDIDMLKGEPGQPGFYWWAYPSGSKSLTSQQYIQLLDRSRFTLCLPGFAGTTERVCESILRGSVPVLEAIEVPFYRLPLRDGQNAIIVKRRSDWLSTVQRLLSMSPSEVAKCQQGVDELRQSLDWPQLCRRIVAHVLA; encoded by the coding sequence ATGCCTTCCTGCGTCATTTTCTCTCCATTCCTGACCAGCCGTGTTCTGCAGCTGAGCCGTGCTTTTTCTCTGGAGGGGTACGCGACACGTATCCTCACGCGCATACCAGGGCCTGACAACAACGCCGACGACGCTGTCTCGCGACGCCTTCAGGAGCAATTTCCAGACCCTCCCCTCGAAGACCTCTCCACGGTGCGCGTGGAGAGCTGCGATGTGCTCATCGTGCTGTGGAGCCAGTACCTGCCCATAGAGGAAGACGAGTGGACGCAGGCCACAGCCTGGGCACAGCAGAGCAAGCGAACGGTGCTGCTCGGTCTTAGCATCGACCGCCGTTACCCGCAGCGCTGCCGCTTCGAGCTGAAATCAATCGTGAGCCGTCGGCGCCTGCTAAAGAAGGCCAGCCGTGCCCTCAACGAGGATATCGCTCCCCTGCTCTCCCCCTTATCACTGCTGGTTAAACAGCGCTACTTCGGGCCGAGCATCCACCAGATGTTTCTCGCAGACCCAAGCCTGCGCCAGTTGATCTATTCGCCCGTAGCGCCGCCGGATCAGCGCGACCTGATCTTTAACTTTGTGGGTACCCGTGAGAACGGACCCCGCGTGGAAATCACCCCCCGCATTGAGGATTGGCTGACCCGTCAAGGCCATGACATTGACATGCTTAAAGGCGAGCCCGGCCAGCCCGGTTTTTACTGGTGGGCGTATCCCTCTGGCTCCAAGTCCCTGACTTCCCAGCAGTACATCCAGCTCCTCGACCGCAGCCGTTTCACACTGTGTCTGCCAGGGTTTGCGGGTACGACCGAGCGTGTATGCGAGTCGATCCTGCGCGGCAGCGTCCCTGTGCTCGAGGCCATCGAGGTGCCCTTTTATCGTCTGCCTCTGCGCGACGGGCAGAACGCCATCATCGTGAAGCGCCGGAGCGACTGGCTATCGACAGTGCAGCGGCTCCTGAGCATGAGCCCCAGTGAGGTCGCTAAGTGCCAGCAGGGGGTCGACGAGCTACGCCAAAGCCTGGACTGGCCGCAACTGTGTCGCCGCATCGTCGCGCACGTACTGGCGTAA
- a CDS encoding arylsulfatase, with translation MSAHTAAHAAETSSTEHPNVLLIVTDDQGFGDLSLHGNPYLKTPAMDSLADEGANLDTFYVSPLCAPTRASLLTGRYHPEVGVTHVTRRLEVMDPEETTLAEIFRDNGYATGAFGKWHNGSFYPETPRGQGFDEFYGFPYGHIPHYFEPEIEDNGVWKQEHGYITDLLTDEAMKFMDKESAAGKPFFCYLAYNAPHTPALVSDEYYDRFKAMGLTDKEAAIYGMIAALDDNLARLFEHMQKEDLFKDTIVIFMSDNGPIPERYNANLKGWKGWYDEGGVRVPCFIRWDGHITKGEKLEKRLAHVDILPTLVELCDLKQPKTLPLDGQSFAALLKDPQAPWEDRLLYTLPVGNKDRIESYGSVRNDEWLAVKRENEWELYDLLKDPTQQHNVAAQYPDVLAQLKAAYEKRHGAINYRLDPRPIPVGYEGHPLVRIEAHDALLHPKNGEGIGYNYPAGFAHHWITNWTSMDSYPEWSLNVVGGGTYDVALLYCLPAEDVGVQGEVQVAGQSVAFKLDEAFDPDVYPQPFRLKGEAEKYARKPWKTFPVGTVELEPGPATVRVRLTDIPGPMGMELKAVELRKR, from the coding sequence ATGAGTGCCCATACTGCTGCGCATGCCGCTGAAACGTCCTCTACCGAGCACCCGAATGTGCTCTTGATCGTCACAGACGACCAGGGCTTCGGTGATCTCTCGCTGCACGGTAATCCCTACCTGAAAACTCCCGCCATGGATTCCCTCGCGGATGAGGGGGCAAACCTCGACACCTTTTACGTCAGCCCGCTGTGTGCCCCGACGCGTGCCAGCCTGCTGACCGGCCGTTACCATCCTGAGGTCGGTGTGACGCACGTCACCCGTCGCCTGGAGGTCATGGACCCCGAGGAGACGACGCTCGCTGAGATCTTCCGCGACAATGGCTACGCCACCGGTGCCTTCGGCAAGTGGCACAATGGCAGCTTCTACCCGGAGACGCCGCGCGGGCAGGGCTTTGACGAGTTCTACGGTTTCCCCTACGGGCACATCCCGCATTATTTCGAGCCCGAGATCGAGGACAACGGCGTCTGGAAGCAGGAGCACGGCTACATCACCGACCTGCTCACCGACGAGGCCATGAAGTTCATGGACAAAGAGTCGGCCGCCGGTAAGCCCTTTTTCTGTTACCTGGCCTACAATGCCCCCCACACACCCGCGCTGGTTTCGGACGAGTACTACGACCGCTTTAAGGCGATGGGGTTGACGGATAAGGAAGCGGCCATCTACGGCATGATTGCTGCGCTCGACGATAACCTCGCGCGTCTCTTTGAGCACATGCAGAAAGAGGATCTGTTCAAGGACACGATCGTCATCTTTATGTCCGATAATGGCCCGATTCCGGAGCGTTACAACGCCAACCTCAAGGGATGGAAGGGCTGGTACGACGAGGGTGGGGTGCGCGTCCCGTGCTTCATCCGCTGGGATGGCCACATCACCAAGGGCGAGAAGCTCGAAAAGCGCCTGGCCCACGTGGACATCCTGCCCACACTGGTTGAACTCTGTGACCTGAAGCAGCCGAAGACCCTCCCGCTCGACGGGCAGAGCTTTGCCGCGCTCCTCAAGGACCCGCAGGCCCCGTGGGAAGATCGCCTGCTCTACACCTTGCCCGTCGGTAACAAGGACCGCATCGAGAGCTACGGCTCAGTCCGCAATGATGAGTGGCTCGCGGTGAAGCGGGAGAACGAGTGGGAGCTTTACGACCTGCTAAAGGACCCGACCCAGCAGCATAATGTGGCTGCGCAATACCCGGACGTGCTCGCACAGCTGAAAGCTGCCTACGAGAAACGCCATGGTGCGATCAACTACCGGCTCGATCCCCGCCCGATCCCAGTCGGCTATGAGGGGCACCCGTTGGTCCGTATCGAGGCACACGACGCACTGCTGCACCCGAAGAACGGCGAGGGCATCGGCTACAATTACCCGGCGGGCTTCGCCCACCACTGGATCACGAACTGGACCTCCATGGACTCCTATCCTGAGTGGAGCCTGAATGTCGTCGGAGGCGGCACCTACGACGTCGCGCTGCTGTACTGCCTGCCCGCCGAGGATGTCGGTGTCCAGGGCGAGGTGCAAGTCGCCGGCCAGAGCGTCGCCTTTAAACTCGATGAGGCCTTTGACCCGGACGTTTACCCGCAGCCCTTCCGTCTGAAAGGTGAGGCTGAGAAGTACGCCCGCAAGCCGTGGAAGACCTTCCCGGTTGGGACGGTCGAGCTTGAGCCCGGCCCGGCTACGGTCCGTGTACGGCTGACGGATATTCCCGGCCCGATGGGTATGGAGCTGAAGGCTGTCGAGCTGCGCAAGCGCTAG
- a CDS encoding DUF6250 domain-containing protein, producing MMLKTTSILILAAFAAALSFTPVYALSPASGDAEAPACVRPILADEHLSLKWMVDEDFSKGEWSGRWTSESQGAQIETAEGGLKISTPPENPKKLGTTVWLNEKLPADVLIHINVKTLTTGDFNACNLNLFLHAKEADGSDLVFGRSGAYPDYHQIPNYIFTFVGGDMKGWARVRRDPGFNKIAESDARTARGKDYQITVLKVDGRLRYWVDGQLIHDVTDPEPLDGGQFGLRTWASDIVWEKVEIAAVVSES from the coding sequence ATGATGCTAAAAACAACCTCGATCCTGATCCTCGCTGCCTTTGCCGCAGCGCTCTCGTTCACGCCCGTCTATGCGCTTAGCCCGGCTTCCGGTGATGCTGAGGCGCCCGCCTGTGTGCGTCCCATCCTCGCGGATGAGCACCTCAGCCTGAAGTGGATGGTGGACGAGGACTTCTCGAAAGGGGAGTGGAGCGGGCGCTGGACGAGCGAGAGCCAGGGGGCACAGATCGAGACCGCCGAGGGCGGGCTGAAGATTTCCACGCCGCCGGAAAACCCGAAAAAGCTGGGGACCACGGTGTGGCTCAACGAAAAGCTCCCCGCCGATGTGCTGATCCACATCAACGTCAAGACCCTGACGACCGGCGACTTCAACGCCTGCAACCTGAACCTCTTTCTGCACGCCAAAGAAGCGGACGGCTCGGACCTCGTCTTTGGGCGCTCCGGAGCATACCCGGACTACCACCAGATCCCGAACTACATCTTTACCTTTGTCGGTGGCGACATGAAGGGTTGGGCCCGCGTACGTCGCGACCCTGGCTTTAACAAAATCGCTGAGTCCGATGCGCGTACGGCTCGCGGTAAAGACTACCAGATCACGGTGCTCAAGGTTGACGGCCGCCTGCGCTACTGGGTCGATGGGCAGCTGATCCACGATGTGACCGATCCCGAACCGCTTGATGGTGGGCAGTTTGGTTTACGCACATGGGCTAGTGACATTGTTTGGGAAAAGGTTGAGATTGCCGCCGTTGTTTCCGAGTCTTAA
- a CDS encoding hydroxyacid dehydrogenase, translated as MRNLHVANPGQDRSHASGTNGTSDQKRILVGLGDAELDTFFPAGLPGDDERLCWKVLDTKHLDDDSWVEALREFEPEILLSGWSTPKLTEEIIDSPWFKVKYCCHLTGSVRNTLPARAFEKGMLVTNWGRLASTPVAEHALLLTLACLRRLPSWKTVMKLPLDEFIKERADLHTRTLIGKRVGLHGFGFVAREIVRLLKPFEVEISSYSAGVPTEFFREHDVEPADSIEELFANNEVIIECEALTPETQGSVGAELLDLLQPKSVFVNVGRGAVVDEDALVKRIQRGDIRVGLDVYSEEPLPLDSQLHSLKDVLLSPHIAGPTEDVRPRCGLFALENISRYLRDEPLKSQVDLVAYLRST; from the coding sequence ATGCGGAATTTGCACGTAGCGAATCCTGGCCAGGACAGGAGCCATGCCTCCGGGACAAATGGCACCTCTGACCAAAAGCGAATCCTGGTCGGACTGGGAGATGCCGAGCTGGACACTTTCTTTCCTGCCGGACTACCGGGGGATGATGAACGCCTGTGCTGGAAGGTGCTGGACACCAAGCATCTTGATGACGACTCATGGGTAGAAGCCCTGCGTGAGTTTGAGCCGGAAATCCTGCTAAGCGGCTGGTCTACTCCTAAACTGACGGAGGAGATCATTGATAGCCCCTGGTTTAAGGTGAAGTACTGCTGCCACCTGACCGGTTCCGTTCGAAATACGCTGCCCGCCCGTGCCTTCGAAAAAGGCATGCTGGTGACGAATTGGGGGAGGTTGGCGAGCACCCCGGTGGCTGAGCATGCGCTGCTGCTCACACTGGCCTGCCTGCGTCGTCTGCCGTCATGGAAAACGGTGATGAAACTCCCGCTTGACGAGTTTATAAAGGAAAGGGCGGACCTGCACACACGTACCCTGATCGGTAAACGCGTCGGCCTGCATGGTTTTGGTTTTGTTGCGCGAGAGATTGTGCGTCTTCTCAAACCCTTTGAAGTGGAGATTTCCTCATATTCAGCTGGCGTGCCGACCGAGTTCTTCCGCGAGCATGACGTCGAGCCTGCCGATTCGATCGAGGAGTTGTTTGCCAATAATGAAGTGATCATCGAATGTGAGGCGCTGACTCCCGAAACGCAGGGCTCTGTCGGCGCTGAGTTGCTGGACCTGCTCCAGCCGAAGTCCGTCTTTGTCAATGTCGGGCGAGGCGCGGTGGTGGATGAAGATGCGCTGGTGAAGCGGATACAGCGTGGGGATATCCGCGTTGGCCTGGATGTTTACAGCGAAGAGCCGCTTCCACTCGACTCTCAGCTGCACAGCCTGAAGGATGTTCTCCTGTCGCCCCATATCGCCGGGCCGACTGAGGATGTGCGCCCGCGTTGCGGGCTGTTTGCACTGGAGAACATCAGCCGCTATTTGCGCGATGAGCCTCTCAAATCACAGGTCGATCTGGTCGCTTACCTGCGCTCAACGTAG
- a CDS encoding LacI family DNA-binding transcriptional regulator, translating to MKGKRVTQQDVAAKVGVHRGTVSLAFKHHPSIPEKTRERILQAAEELGYRPDPMLSALAMYRSSQHESRFKGVLGWLYIKRYADDNSWQENRTYSQYFAGARKRAEQYGYQVEVFDFDGSKVSPQRIASILRARNVNGILLCPQPSSNTVMDFVWDDFSFVTFGYTLRKPELHTVTATQYRSMVQTMNKMHEYGYRRIGFVFGDDHDERTDHNFLAGYLAAQHQLGEQPLVLKYEWRNVGTLPAQLKKNKVQAVVTGTHLLASELRECGVRVPEDVAVACPVLAGDRDDVAGVIENSYHIGEVAVDRLTNLVMRGDRGIPEMVQRTHIEGKWVEGKSLPRLADRVAGVK from the coding sequence ATGAAAGGAAAGCGTGTTACTCAGCAGGATGTTGCCGCCAAAGTCGGCGTACACCGGGGGACTGTTTCCCTAGCGTTTAAGCACCATCCGAGCATACCGGAGAAGACCAGAGAGCGGATTCTCCAGGCGGCAGAAGAGCTGGGCTACCGACCGGACCCGATGCTCTCGGCTCTGGCCATGTACCGGAGCAGTCAGCACGAAAGTCGCTTCAAGGGGGTGCTCGGCTGGCTATATATTAAGCGTTATGCCGATGACAACAGCTGGCAGGAAAACCGAACCTATAGCCAGTACTTTGCAGGGGCTCGCAAACGGGCGGAGCAATACGGGTATCAGGTCGAGGTCTTTGACTTTGACGGCAGCAAGGTATCTCCGCAGCGCATTGCCTCTATCCTGCGCGCTCGTAACGTGAACGGGATTCTACTGTGCCCGCAGCCCAGCTCAAACACCGTGATGGACTTTGTCTGGGATGATTTCTCCTTTGTGACATTCGGCTATACGCTGCGCAAGCCCGAGCTGCACACCGTGACGGCTACCCAGTACCGCTCAATGGTGCAGACCATGAACAAGATGCACGAATACGGGTATCGCCGCATCGGCTTCGTGTTTGGTGATGATCATGACGAGCGTACGGATCACAATTTTCTGGCTGGCTATCTGGCTGCCCAGCATCAGCTTGGCGAGCAACCGCTCGTGTTGAAGTATGAATGGCGTAACGTCGGCACACTCCCAGCTCAGCTGAAGAAAAACAAGGTCCAGGCGGTCGTTACGGGTACGCATTTACTGGCCTCGGAGCTCAGGGAGTGTGGCGTGCGTGTTCCGGAGGATGTGGCTGTTGCCTGCCCGGTACTGGCTGGAGATAGAGACGATGTCGCAGGTGTGATCGAAAACTCCTACCACATCGGAGAGGTCGCAGTGGACCGTCTCACCAATCTCGTGATGCGTGGAGACCGGGGGATTCCAGAGATGGTTCAGCGTACGCACATCGAAGGCAAGTGGGTTGAGGGGAAAAGCCTCCCGCGGCTGGCAGATCGTGTCGCTGGCGTCAAATAG
- a CDS encoding prepilin-type N-terminal cleavage/methylation domain-containing protein, producing MPMTRKRPAFSLVELLTVIAVIAVLAGILVPIVSTIRARADVLECSSNLRQLGIGTRLYVNEHNGIMPGPLWGGQSNIFYQKNADKGNYGGQLIYYLSDYLPVDTVGTNPPRAALMLCPAYVDVIGMDVRDMRPYALRNSNVKMVNGKLDKPFGYPGSESQGREDDSPASYFQILEPENEKMMIELDAISVAPYAGKDNCPDTPVHGTLRNVLFLDGHVEAEPTDV from the coding sequence ATGCCCATGACTCGTAAACGCCCCGCCTTCAGCCTCGTTGAACTCCTAACTGTCATTGCCGTTATCGCGGTACTAGCGGGTATTTTAGTACCCATCGTCAGTACGATACGCGCTCGAGCCGACGTGCTGGAATGCTCCAGCAACCTACGGCAACTCGGGATAGGAACACGCCTCTATGTCAACGAACACAACGGCATCATGCCCGGCCCGCTTTGGGGCGGCCAGTCCAACATTTTTTACCAAAAGAACGCCGACAAAGGTAATTACGGAGGGCAGCTCATCTACTATCTGAGCGATTACCTGCCGGTGGATACCGTGGGCACGAATCCACCGCGCGCAGCACTCATGCTCTGCCCAGCGTATGTGGATGTTATTGGCATGGATGTCAGAGACATGCGCCCCTATGCCCTGCGTAATTCAAACGTAAAGATGGTCAATGGAAAGCTTGATAAACCCTTTGGCTACCCGGGCAGCGAGTCCCAAGGACGTGAAGATGACTCCCCGGCCAGCTACTTTCAGATCCTTGAACCTGAAAATGAGAAGATGATGATCGAGCTCGACGCAATCAGTGTCGCCCCGTATGCAGGCAAGGATAACTGCCCGGACACTCCCGTTCACGGCACCCTTCGCAACGTCCTTTTCCTGGACGGCCACGTCGAAGCAGAGCCTACCGACGTCTAA